In Nodosilinea sp. E11, the following are encoded in one genomic region:
- a CDS encoding helix-turn-helix transcriptional regulator: MNWEYRPKIASLREAKKLTQLELAQIVGVTETTIANWEKGRSGTEWLDRLIRLCAALECTPEDLLSYIPQTQDEGAFSEMVRLIEEGHQRQRQSSSDGSQDLSPEAIDQISTEGGKFSDIVKLIEAGHQAQAQRSIWHAIPAPATGSSKNKAGIRGVSKP, encoded by the coding sequence ATGAATTGGGAGTACAGGCCGAAAATTGCGAGTCTGCGAGAAGCCAAGAAACTCACTCAGTTAGAGCTAGCTCAGATAGTAGGAGTCACTGAAACCACCATCGCTAACTGGGAAAAAGGCAGGAGCGGCACAGAGTGGCTTGATCGGTTAATTCGCCTATGTGCCGCCCTCGAATGCACCCCAGAAGATTTGCTGAGCTACATTCCCCAAACCCAAGACGAAGGGGCTTTCAGCGAAATGGTGCGACTGATAGAAGAGGGGCACCAGCGTCAAAGACAATCCTCTAGCGACGGGTCTCAAGACCTTAGCCCAGAGGCGATCGATCAAATCTCAACAGAAGGAGGGAAATTTTCTGACATCGTGAAGCTAATTGAGGCCGGACACCAAGCACAGGCCCAGCGGTCGATATGGCATGCCATACCTGCCCCGGCAACAGGGTCATCCAAAAATAAAGCTGGTATAAGGGGTGTATCTAAGCCGTAG
- a CDS encoding IS110 family transposase, translating into MTELSQAHQWVGIDVSKRTLDVYVRPLGLSVQVANSDSGLRELLQALTAFRRETSLIVLEATGGYQALAARTLMAEGWPAVVVNPRQVRDFARATGRMAKTDKIDAEVLAHFADAIRPEVRAMASEASQHLQDLVTRRQQLVEMMSAEKARQRSARARTGQSIEQHIDWLKQQIQDLDTQIEQLIAQSDQWQRTREILTSVPGIGAVTTGLLLASLPELGQISAKRLASLCGLAPFNRDSGQMRGKRMISGGRATVRTGLYMAALVATRHNPVIRDYYQRLLQRGKLKKVALVACMHKLVIILNAMVEHDTLWQAPACSLPAAT; encoded by the coding sequence ATGACTGAACTATCACAAGCGCATCAATGGGTTGGCATTGACGTATCCAAGCGCACCTTAGATGTGTACGTCCGTCCACTTGGATTAAGCGTTCAGGTGGCCAACAGTGACTCTGGTTTAAGAGAGTTGCTACAGGCGTTAACGGCGTTTCGTCGCGAGACGAGTCTGATTGTGCTGGAAGCGACCGGGGGCTATCAAGCCCTGGCGGCGCGAACGTTGATGGCGGAGGGCTGGCCCGCCGTTGTGGTGAATCCACGTCAAGTGCGTGATTTTGCCCGGGCCACGGGGCGCATGGCTAAAACAGACAAAATTGATGCCGAGGTGTTGGCTCACTTTGCCGATGCCATCCGTCCAGAGGTACGGGCGATGGCGAGTGAGGCCAGTCAACACCTTCAAGACCTCGTCACGCGACGGCAGCAACTCGTCGAGATGATGAGTGCCGAAAAAGCCCGGCAACGCTCAGCACGAGCCAGGACGGGTCAGAGCATTGAGCAGCATATTGACTGGCTCAAGCAACAGATCCAAGACCTCGATACCCAGATTGAGCAGCTCATCGCCCAGAGCGATCAGTGGCAGCGCACCCGCGAGATCCTCACCAGTGTGCCGGGTATTGGGGCTGTGACGACGGGGCTCCTCTTGGCCTCACTCCCCGAGTTAGGACAGATCTCAGCGAAGCGCCTAGCCAGCTTGTGTGGCCTCGCCCCGTTCAACCGCGATAGCGGCCAGATGCGGGGTAAGCGGATGATTAGCGGCGGTCGAGCCACCGTGCGCACAGGCCTCTACATGGCCGCGTTAGTCGCCACTCGCCATAATCCGGTCATTCGCGATTACTACCAGCGCCTGCTGCAGCGGGGAAAACTCAAAAAGGTTGCCCTGGTGGCCTGCATGCACAAACTGGTGATTATTCTCAATGCCATGGTAGAACATGACACCCTCTGGCAGGCTCCGGCTTGCTCCCTGCCCGCCGCCACATAA